The window CCCAAATGTGTTTCGCGATATTCGGTGCCGGGGCTTTCCCGGTCACCAAGGCCCATTGTACATGGGAGAGGTTAATGGCGTTTCAACAGGATGTTAGCAAATAGTTAACGATTGAGGGGATGATGTGCGCCGGCATCCGGGCCGGCCAGCGGAATGGTGAAGTAAAACGTACTGCCGCGCCCCTCCTGGCTTTCTGCCCAGATGCGGCCCCCGTGGCTGAGCACCACGTGTTTGGCGATGGCCAGGCCCAAACCTGTGCCGCCGCTGGCGCGCGAGCGATCGGCCTTGTAGAAGCGCTCGAAGATGCGGGGCAAATCCTCTTTGGGAATGCCGACGCCCGTGTCGCTGACCGCTACGGTGATTTCATCGGCGGAGGCGCGTGCGGTGATGCGAATTTCCCCGCCGGCCGGCGTGAATTTGATGGCATTGTGCACCAGATTGGCGATGACCTGCTGAAACAGGTGTGGGTCGATTTGCACGCGCGGCAGGTCTGGGGGAATGTCGATGAGGATGCGGAGACCAGCACGTACAGCCTGGGGGGACAGGCGATCAACGGCCGGCACAAGGACCTCAGCCAGGTTCACCGTCTGCAAGTTAAGGATTACCCTGCCGGATTCCAGGCGCGCCAGCTCGAGCAGTTCCTGCACCATCTGGGTGAGGGTATCTACCTCGATCTCGATGCGCTCCAGGAAGTGTCGGGCGGCCGGCGGGTCTTCCAGCGCGCCTTCGCGCAGGGTTTCCACCAGCGCCTTGATGGAGGCCAGGGGGGTGCGCAGTTCGTGGGAAATATTGCTGACGAAATCGCGCCGCATAGCCTCAATGCGGCGGGCCTCGCTGACATCCTGGATCAAGACCAGCGCCCGGTCTTCGCCGGCGAAGGGGATCCGTGTGCCGCTGACCAGCAGGATGAGATGGTCGCGCAGGATTTCAATGGAGGCCGGAGGCGCACCGCGTTCTGCCGATGGCTGGAACAGGCGCTGCCACAGCTCCACAATGCGGAAATCTCGGACAATCTGCGCGAACGAGCCGCTGGGTTCCGACGTCGGGATATCCAGCAGACGCCGGCAGGCGGGGTTCATGAGCAGGATACGGCCCTGCCGGTTCACGATCATCACGCCGTCGGTCATGTTGTCCAGCGCGGATTGGAGCTGGGCGATCTCGGTCTCCAACCCGCTCTGCGTTTGCTGGAATTGTCGGGTGGCCTGTGTCCAGGCGTTCCACAGCGGGACCAGCGCCTTCGGTATCGGTCCACTGGCCTCTGTCCGTCCCTGTATAGCGGCCAGGAGGAGGTTGAGCTGTCGCTCCAGCCAAGCGGAATAGGCGTGGAGCGCAACGACGGCGAGCAGGAGACCGCCGGCGAGCAGGCCAATCCATGTCAGAACGAGCCGGCTCCTTTCCGCGTTCAACGCCCGCTCAACGTCCGGCAGTGCCACGGTCACGACGCCGATGATCTCACCAGAAGCGTTCAAGGCCGGCACCGAGCAGAAGAGCAGTGAGCCGCCGGCGATGGGACTGTAATCCCGCTTCAGCACAATGTCGCCTTGTGCCAGGGCGAGCCGGATATCCGGCCATGCGGCGCTCGTTCCGAGCCGGATGTTGCTGGAAGGATGTTCTTGCAGTACGGAGCCACGCTGGTCCAGGATGATGACATAGGCGCGGGATGTCGCGGCGCCGCTGAGGTACATTGCGGCAGTATCGGGCGCGGCAAAGGCTGTAAGCGCGATGGCGCGGGCGGTCAGGATCAACTGCCGCTCCAAAGACGCGGATTGGACTGTTTGATGAGCGCGCAGCAGGAACAGGCCAACGCCCAGATGACTTACCAGCCAAAGGGCCAGCACCGCCGGCCAGAGGCGCCGTCTCAGCTCATGCCAGCGCATGGGATCGTTCACCCCTCAAAGCGGTAGCCGGTTCCCCGCAGTGTGACGATGCGGGTGGGATGGCTCGGGTCCGGCTCAATTTTCCGCCGGAGCCAG of the Anaerolineae bacterium genome contains:
- a CDS encoding PAS domain-containing protein, with the translated sequence MNDPMRWHELRRRLWPAVLALWLVSHLGVGLFLLRAHQTVQSASLERQLILTARAIALTAFAAPDTAAMYLSGAATSRAYVIILDQRGSVLQEHPSSNIRLGTSAAWPDIRLALAQGDIVLKRDYSPIAGGSLLFCSVPALNASGEIIGVVTVALPDVERALNAERSRLVLTWIGLLAGGLLLAVVALHAYSAWLERQLNLLLAAIQGRTEASGPIPKALVPLWNAWTQATRQFQQTQSGLETEIAQLQSALDNMTDGVMIVNRQGRILLMNPACRRLLDIPTSEPSGSFAQIVRDFRIVELWQRLFQPSAERGAPPASIEILRDHLILLVSGTRIPFAGEDRALVLIQDVSEARRIEAMRRDFVSNISHELRTPLASIKALVETLREGALEDPPAARHFLERIEIEVDTLTQMVQELLELARLESGRVILNLQTVNLAEVLVPAVDRLSPQAVRAGLRILIDIPPDLPRVQIDPHLFQQVIANLVHNAIKFTPAGGEIRITARASADEITVAVSDTGVGIPKEDLPRIFERFYKADRSRASGGTGLGLAIAKHVVLSHGGRIWAESQEGRGSTFYFTIPLAGPDAGAHHPLNR